In one window of Brassica rapa cultivar Chiifu-401-42 chromosome A07, CAAS_Brap_v3.01, whole genome shotgun sequence DNA:
- the LOC103830008 gene encoding ABC transporter G family member 18, whose protein sequence is MPRVSATSQEISPHGGNESPTLGELLKYFDDGDRKKHSGEEASFHHILDLASPELRPVPFLLSFNNLSYDVKVRRRFNFSSPAPVKTLLDGVSGEACNGDILAVLGASGAGKSTLIDALAGRVSNLRGTVTLNGEKILQTRLLKVISAYVMQDDLLFPMLTVKETLMFASEFRLPRSLSKSKKTERVETLIDQLGLRNAADTIIGDEGHRGVSGGERRRVSIGIDIIHDPIVLFLDEPTSGLDSTNAFMVVQVLRRIARSGSIVIMSIHQPSARVIDLLDRLIILSRGKSVFNGSPTSLPTFLSDFGHPVPEKENITEFTLDLVRKLEGSTEGARELVEFNEKWQHNQSARATPMTTPYQALSLKESITASVSRGKLVSGSTSSNPISMESVSSYANSPLVETFILAKRYMKNWMRTPELMGTRIATVMVTGLLLATVYWRLDNTPRGAQERMSFVAYGMSTMFYVCADSVPAFIQERFIFLRETTRNAYRTSSYVISHSLVSLPQLLALSIAFAATTFWTVGLSGGLESFFFYCLIIYAGFWSGSSFVTFVSGLVPNVMISFMITIAYLSYCLLMGGFYINRDRIPIYWIWFHYISLLKYPYEAVLINEFDDPFRCFVRGVQVFDGTLLAKVPEAMKVKLLDTMSDSLGTNITESTCLRTGPDLLLQQGISQLSKWDCLWITLAWGLFFRILFYFSLLFGSKNKRT, encoded by the exons ATGCCTCGTGTTTCAGCGACATCCCAAGAAATCTCCCCCCACGGCGGCAACGAGTCACCGACGCTCGGCGAACTGCTAAAATACTTCGATGACGGTGACCGGAAAAAACATTCCGGCGAAGAAGCTTCGTTTCATCACATACTTGACCTCGCTTCCCCTGAACTACGACCCGTGCCATTTCTCTTGTCCTTCAACAATCTCAGCTACGACGTCAAAGTTCGCCGGCGGTTTAACTTCTCGTCGCCGGCTCCGGTGAAAACTCTGCTTGACGGAGTTTCCGGCGAAGCTTGCAACGGCGATATCCTCGCCGTTCTCGGAGCAAGCGGAGCTGGGAAGTCCACCTTGATAGACGCTTTGGCGGGAAGAGTGAGTAACTTGAGAGGCACGGTAACTCTAAACGGAGAGAAGATTCTACAAACTCGTCTGCTAAAAGTGATATCAGCGTACGTGATGCAAGACGACCTCTTGTTCCCGATGCTCACCGTCAAAGAAACCCTAATGTTCGCTTCCGAGTTTCGTCTCCCAAGAAGCTTGTCCAAGTCGAAGAAAACAGAGCGCGTTGAAACCCTAATCGACCAGTTAGGGCTTAGAAATGCGGCTGATACGATAATAGGAGATGAAGGACACCGTGGAGTCTCCGGCGGAGAGCGGCGGCGTGTTTCGATCGGGATCGATATTATCCATGATCCTATTGTCTTGTTCCTCGACGAACCTACTTCAGGGTTGGACTCCACCAACGCGTTTATGGTGGTGCAG GTTCTTAGACGTATAGCTAGGAGTGGCAGTATTGTAATTATGTCGATACATCAACCTAGCGCTCGAGTCATAGACTTGCTTGATCGTCTTATCATATTGTCTCGTGGCAAGAGTGTGTTCAATGGATCTCCGACAAGTCTTCCCACATTCTTGTCGGATTTCGGACATCCAGTTCCGGAGAAAGAGAACATAACCGAGTTCACACTTGACCTAGTTCGAAAGCTCGAAGGATCTACCGAAGGAGCTAGAGAGTTAGTAGAGTTCAACGAGAAGTGGCAACACAACCAATCAGCTcgagccacgccaatgaccacaCCTTACCAAGCCTTGTCTTTAAAAGAATCCATTACCGCAAGTGTTTCAAGAGGCAAACTAGTCTCCGGCTCGACCAGTTCCAACCCCATTTCGATGGAGTCAGTATCTTCATACGCAAACTCTCCACTGGTCGAGACGTTCATCTTAGCCAAACGGTACATGAAAAACTGGATGCGTACACCTGAGCTCATGGGAACACGGATCGCTACTGTCATGGTCACTGGTCTTCTCTTAGCTACTGTATATTGGAGGCTTGACAATACTCCAAGAGGTGCACAAGAGAGAATGTCTTTCGTTGCATACGGCATGTCCACAATGTTCTACGTCTGTGCAGACAGTGTCCCTGCTTTCATACAAGAGCGGTTCATTTTCTTGAGAGAGACAACGCGCAACGCCTACAGAACATCTTCTTATGTCATCTCTCACTCTCTTGTATCATTGCCTCAGCTACTCGCTCTCTCCATTGCATTTGCTGCAACCACGTTCTGGACAGTTGGTTTAAGCGGCGGGTTAGAGAGCTTCTTCTTTTACTGCCTCATAATCTACGCAGGCTTTTGGTCTGGATCATCTTTTGTCACCTTCGTATCTGGTTTGGTTCCGAATGTCATGATAAGTTTCATGATCACTATTGCCTATCTTTCATACTGTCTACTGATGGGTGGATTCTACATCAACCGGGATCGGATACCTATCTACTGGATATGGTTTCATTACATTTCATTGTTGAAGTATCCCTATGAAGCTGTCTTGATCAACGAGTTTGATGACCCATTTCGGTGTTTTGTTAGAGGAGTCCAAGTATTTGATGGTACGCTTTTGGCGAAAGTGCCTGAAGCGATGAAGGTTAAGCTCCTAGATACAATGAGTGACTCTTTGGGAACAAACATAACGGAGTCCACATGCTTGAGAACAGGACCTGACTTACTTTTGCAGCAAGGTATTTCTCAGTTGAGCAAATGGGACTGCTTGTGGATTACGTTAGCTTGGGGTCTCTTCTTTAGGATATTGTTTTACTTCTCGTTGTTGTTTGGAAGCAAGAATAAGAGGACGTGA
- the LOC103830010 gene encoding chalcone--flavonone isomerase, which translates to MSSSHCPTPLPSVTKLQVDSVTFQPSVISPASSNPLFLGGAGVRGLDIHGKFVIFTVIGVYLDAVAVPSLSVKWKGKTTEELTESVLFFREIVTGSFEKFIKVTMKLPLTGQQYSEKVTENCVAIWKSLGIYTDSEAKAVKKFLEVFKDQTFPPGASILFALSPNGSLTIAFSKDDSIPKTGKAVIENKLLAEAVLESIIGKKGVSPGARLSLAERLSQLMKENKVEKDATKTDNQDEANDVSLGDKLAKEN; encoded by the exons ATGTCTTCTTCCCACTGTCCAACACCGTTACCCTCCGTCACCAAACTTCAAGTAGACTCCGTTACTTTTCAACCCTCAGTCATCTCACCGGCTTCCTCCAATCCCCTCTTCCTCGGTGGCGCAG GTGTGCGAGGTTTGGATATCCACGGAAAGTTCGTGATCTTCACGGTCATCGGTGTTTACCTAGATGCTGTCGCCGTCCCGTCACTTTCCGTTAAGTGGAAAGGCAAAACCACAGAGGAGCTAACAGAATCCGTCCTTTTTTTCCGTGAAATCGTCACGG GTTCGTTTGAGAAGTTTATTAAGGTGACGATGAAGCTACCGTTAACAGGACAGCAGTATTCAGAGAAAGTAACGGAGAACTGTGTGGCGATATGGAAATCGTTAGGTATTTACACAGACTCTGAAGCTAAAGCTGTGAAGAAGTTTTTGGAGGTCTTCAAGGACCAAACGTTCCCTCCTGGTGCTTCGATTCTCTTTGCTCTCTCCCCTAACGGCTCTCTCACG ATTGCGTTTTCGAAAGACGATAGTATTCCTAAAACCGGAAAAGCCGTAATCGAGAATAAATTGTTGGCAGAGGCAGTTCTTGAATCGATCATAGGAAAGAAGGGTGTGTCTCCTGGGGCTAGGTTGAGTCTTGCCGAGAGATTATCTCAGCTGATGAAGGAGAACAAGGTCGAAAAAGATGCAACAAAGACTGATAATCAAGATGAAGCTAACGATGTCTCCCTTGGAGATAAGTTGGCCAAAGAGAACTGA
- the LOC103830011 gene encoding ubiquitin-conjugating enzyme E2 14 has translation MAKNQASLLLQKQLKDLCKHPVDGFSAGLVDENNVFQWSVSIMGPPDTLYEGGFFNAIMTFPEDYPNSPPTVKFTSEMWHPNVYSDGKVCISILHPPGDDPNGYELASERWTPVHTVESIVLSIISMLSGPNDESPANVEAAKEWRDNRAEFRKKVSRCVRKSQEML, from the exons ATGGCAAAGAACCAAGCAAGCCTTCTCCTACAGAAGCAGCTCAAAG atCTGTGCAAGCACCCGGTTGATGGATTCTCAGCTGGGCTGGTTGATGAGAATAACGTTTTCCAGTGGAGCGTCTCCATCATGGGTCCTCCTGATACTCTCTA TGAAGGGGGATTTTTCAATGCAATAATGACGTTTCCAGAGGATTACCCAAATAGTCCACCAACCGTCAAGTTCACTTCGGAGATGTGGCATCCTAATG TTTACTCTGATGGGAAAGTTTGCATATCTATTCTTCATCCTCCTGGTGACGATCCTAATGGATACGAGCTGGCCTCTGAACGTTGGACCCCTGTCCATACG GTAGAAAGCATTGTGTTGAGTATCATATCCATGCTTTCGGGTCCCAACGATGAGTCACCGGCCAATGTGGAAGCAGCAAAAGAATGGAGAGACAACAGAGCAGAGTTTAGGAAGAAAGTGAGTCGCTGTGTTAGAAAATCGCAAGAGATGCTATGA
- the LOC103830012 gene encoding 2-oxoglutarate dehydrogenase, mitochondrial → MVWFRAGSSATKLAVRRILNQGTRTPRYLPSQNRSFHSTLYRPNPQSSAAPVPRAVPLSKLTDSFLDGTSSVYLEELQRAWEADPTSVDESWDNFFRNFVGQAATSPGISGQTIQESMRLLLLVRAYQVNGHMKAKLDPLGLEQREIPEDLDLALYGFTEADLDREFFLGVWQMSGFMSENRPVQTLRSILTRLQQAYCGSIGFEYMHIADRDKCNWLREKIETPTPWRYNRERREVILDRLAWSTQFENFLATKWTTAKRFGLEGGESLIPGMKEMFDRAADLGVESIVIGMSHRGRLNVLGNVVRKPLRQIFSEFSGGIRPVDEVGYTGTGDVKYHLGTSYDRPTRGGKKIHLSLVANPSHLEAADSVVVGKTRAKQYYSKDLDRTKNLGILIHGDGSFAGQGVVYETLHLSALPNYTTGGTIHIVVNNQVAFTTDPRAGRSSQYCTDVAKALSAPIFHVNGDDVEAVVHACELAAEWRQTFHSDVVVDLVCYRRFGHNEIDEPSFTQPKMYKVIKNHPSTLQIYHKKLLECGEISQQDIDRIQEKVNTILNEEFVASKDYLSKKRDWLSTNWAGFKSPEQISRVRNTGVKPEILKTVGKAISSLPENFKPHRAVKKVYEQRAQMIETGEGIDWALAEALAFATLVVEGNHVRLSGQDVERGTFSHRHSVLHDQETGEEYCPLDHLVMNQDPEMFTVSNSSLSEFGVLGFELGYSMESPNSLVLWEAQFGDFANGAQVIFDQFISSGEAKWLRQTGLVVLLPHGYDGQGPEHSSARLERYLQMSDDNPYVIPDMEPTLRKQIQECNWQIVNATTPANYFHVLRRQLHRDFRKPLIVMAPKNLLRHKDCKSNLSEFDDVQGHPGFDKQGTRFKRLIKDQNDHSDLEEGIRRLVLCSGKVYYELDDERKKVGASDVAICRVEQLCPFPYDLIQRELKRYPNAEIVWCQEEAMNMGAYSYITPRLWTAMRSLGRGDMEDIKYVGRGPSAATATGFYTFHVKEQAELVQKAIGKESIS, encoded by the exons ATGGTGTGGTTTCGAGCTGGTTCCAGCGCGACGAAGCTCGCCGTACGAAGGATTCTGAATCAAGGCACGAGAACACCACGCTACCTCCCTTCTCAAAACCGTTCCTTTCACTCGACCCTCTACAGACCAAACCCTCAGAGCTCTGCCGCTCCTGTTCCTCGCGCTGTTCCCCTCTCTAAGCTAACCGACAGCTTCCTGGATGGGACCAGCAGTGTTTACCTCGAGGAGCTTCAACGAGCGTGGGAAGCTGATCCCACCAGCGTTGACGAGTCTTGGGATAATTTCTTTAGGAACTTTGTGGGCCAAGCTGCGACTTCTCCAGGCATCTCTGGTCAGACGATTCAGGAGAGTATGCGTCTCTTGTTGCTCGTGAGGGCTTATCAGGTGAACGGTCACATGAAAGCTAAGTTGGATCCGTTGGGTTTGGAGCAGAGGGAGATCCCTGAGGATCTTGACTTGGCTCTTTACGGATTCACTGAGGCTGATCTTGACAGAGAGTTCTTCTTGGGAGTGTGGCAGATGTCTGGTTTCATGTCTGAGAACCGCCCCGTGCAGACCTTGCGTTCTATATTGACGAGGCTCCAGCAGGCTTACTGTGGGAGTATCGGGTTTGAGTATATGCACATTGCGGATCGGGATAAGTGTAACTGGCTGAGGGAGAAGATTGAGACTCCTACTCCTTGGAGGTACAACAGGGAGCGCCGCGAGGTGATTCTCGACAGGCTTGCTTGGAGTACTCAGTTTGAGAATTTCTTAGCTACCAAGTGGACAACGGCTAAGAGGTTTGGGCTTGAAGGTGGAGAGTCTTTGATTCCTGGCATGAAGGAGATGTTTGACAGGGCGGCGGATCTTGGAGTAGAGAGCATTGTTATTGGAATGTCTCACAGAGGGAGATTGAATGTTTTGGGTAATGTTGTTAGGAAGCCACTCCGTCAGATTTTCAGCGAGTTCAGCGGTGGTATTAGGCCTGTGGATGAGGTTGGCTACACTGGCACTGGTGATGTTAAGTACCACTTGGGTACATCTTATGATCGACCTACGAGAGGTGGGAAGAAGATTCATCTCTCGTTGGTTGCAAACCCAAGTCACTTGGAAGCTGCTGATTCAGTTGTTGTTGGCAAAACCAGAGCGAAGCAGTACTACTCCAAGGATTTGGACAGGACCAAGAACTTGGGGATTTTGATTCATGGAGATGGGAGCTTTGCTGGACAAGGAGTGGTTTACGAAACGCTTCATCTTAGTGCTCTTCCGAATTACACCACTGGTGGTACCATTCATATTGTGGTGAACAACCAAGTGGCTTTCACCACGGATCCAAGGGCTGGGAGGTCTTCTCAGTACTGTACTGATGTTGCCAAGGCTTTGAGTGCTCCCATCTTCCATGTTAACGGAGATGATGTTGAAGCTGTTGTTCATGCCTGCGAGCTTGCTGCTGAGTGGCGTCAGACGTTTCATTCCGATGTTGTCGTTGATTTGGTTTGCTATAGGAGGTTTGGGCATAATGAGATAGATGAACCATCTTTCACTCAGCCGAAGATGTACAAGGTTATCAAGAATCATCCCTCGACGCTTCAAATCTATCATAAGAAGCTCTTGGAGTGCGGTGAAATATCGCAGCAGGATATTGACAGGATACAGGAGAAGGTTAACACCATTCTCAATGAAGAGTTTGTTGCTAGCAAAGATTATCTATCTAAGAAGCGTGATTGGCTTTCAACCAATTGGGCTGGATTCAAGTCTCCTGAGCAGATCTCACGTGTTAGAAACACTGG AGTCAAACCAGAGATACTTAAGACTGTTGGCAAGGCGATTTCATCACTGCCGGAGAACTTCAAACCTCACAGAGCGGTGAAGAAAGTTTATGAACAGCGTGCTCAAATGATTGAAACAGGAGAAGGAATTGACTGGGCACTTGCGGAAGCTCTTGCCTTTGCTACCTTAGTTGTGGAAGGCAACCATGTCCGCTTGAGTGGTCAGGATGTCGAAAGAGGAACCTTTAGTCATCGTCATTCTGTCCTTCATGACCAGGAAACTGGAGAAGAGTATTGTCCTCTAGATCATCTCGTCATGAATCAGGATCCTGAGATGTTCACTGTCAGCAACAG TTCTCTTTCAGAGTTTGGAGTCCTTGGGTTTGAGTTGGGTTATTCAATGGAAAGTCCAAACTCGTTGGTGCTATGGGAAGCTCAGTTTGGAGACTTTGCCAATGGAGCTCAGGTGATATTTGATCAGTTCATCAGCAGTGGTGAAGCCAAGTGGCTGCGTCAGACTGGGCTTGTTGTGCTACTTCCCCATGGATATGATGGTCAAGGCCCTGAACATTCAAGTGCCAGGCTGGAACGTTACCTTCAG ATGAGTGATGACAACCCCTATGTCATACCAGACATGGAACCTACATTGAGAAAGCAAATCCAAGAATGCAATTGGCAGATTGTCAATGCCACCACTCCTGCCAACTATTTCCATGTTCTGCGTCGTCAG CTACACAGAGATTTCCGTAAGCCTTTGATTGTAATGGCACCAAAGAACTTGCTCCGTCACAAAGACTGCAAATCAAACCTCTCTGAGTTTGATGATGTCCAAGGCCACCCAGGTTTTGACAAACAAGGAACTAGATTCAAGCGATTGATCAAGGATCAGAATGATCACTCTGATCTTGAAGAAGGCATCAGAAGATTGGTGCTTTGCTCCGGAAAG GTGTATTACGAGCTTGATGACGAGAGGAAGAAGGTTGGCGCAAGCGATGTTGCTATTTGTAGAGTGGAACAGCTTTGTCCTTTCCCATATGATCTCATTCAGCGTGAGCTCAAGAGATATCCAA ATGCGGAGATAGTTTGGTGCCAAGAAGAGGCGATGAACATGGGAGCATACAGCTACATAACTCCAAGGCTATGGACAGCAATGAGAAGCTTAGGCAGAGGAGATATGGAAGACATTAAGTACGTTGGTCGTGGACCTTCTGCTGCTACCGCCACTGGTTTCTACACTTTCCATGTCAAAGAGCAAGCGGAGCTCGTCCAGAAAGCCATTGGAAAGGAATCCATCAGTTGA
- the LOC103830013 gene encoding glucan endo-1,3-beta-glucosidase — translation MATAPPLISFLLISAAVLLTFPAAISSIGVNYGTLGNLPPPTQVANFLKTQTSIDSVKIFNVDPNILRAFAGTGISVVVTVPNGDIPALANGMQARRWVSANILPFHPQTKIKYISVGNEILLTGDNNTISKLLPAMRTINSALVRAGVRDVKVTTAHSLNIIAYDLHGAPSRGRFRPVWEKNILAPILAFHRQTKSPFMVNPYPYFGFDPKNVNFAIFRSPYKAVRDPFTRKIYTNMYDALMDSTYSAMKALGYGDVNIVVGETGWPSACDAPWCSPANAAWFNLNIIRRAQGQGTPLMPKRRFETYIFGLFNEESKPGPTAERNWGLFRSDFSPVYDVGLLRGGGRGRPAPALPAPSTAGGKWCVAKSGATNAQLQANIDWVCSQGGVDCKPIQAGGSCFNPSSLRMHASFVMNAYFQKNGRSDGSCHFSGTGVVVRSNPSDGACKF, via the exons ATGGCGACAGCGCCACCGTTAATCTCTTTCCTCCTCATCTCCGCCGCCGTACTTCTCACCTTTCCCGCCGCGATATCCTCCATCGGCGTCAACTACGGAACTCTAGGAAACCTCCCACCGCCGACTCAGGTTGCAAACTTCCTCAAGACTCAGACTTCTATCGATAGCGTCAAGATCTTCAACGTGGATCCCAATATCCTCCGTGCCTTCGCCGGTACCGGAATCTCCGTCGTCGTCACCGTCCCTAACGGTGATATTCCGGCGTTAGCTAACGGGATGCAAGCTCGTCGGTGGGTTTCGGCTAATATATTACCGTTTCATCCTCAGACGAAAATCAAATATATCTCCGTCGGCAATGAGATTCTTCTCACCGGAGATAATAACACGATCTCGAAGCTCTTACCGGCGATGAGAACTATAAATAGTGCTTTGGTTCGTGCTGGTGTCAGAGATGTTAAG GTTACAACCGCACATTCACTTAACATCATAGCCTATGACCTGCACGGTGCACCAAGCCGAGGTCGATTCAGACCTGTCTgggaaaaaaacattttggcTCCAATTCTAGCTTTCCATCGCCAGACCAAGTCTCCGTTCATGGTTAACCCTTACCCTTACTTCGGTTTCGACCCTAAAAACGTCAACTTCGCCATTTTCCGTTCACCGTACAAGGCGGTTCGTGATCCGTTCACCCGCAAAATCTACACAAACATGTACGATGCTCTCATGGACTCGACGTACTCAGCCATGAAAGCTCTTGGCTACGGAGATGTTAACATCGTCGTCGGAGAGACTGGCTGGCCGTCTGCCTGCGATGCACCTTGGTGCTCTCCGGCAAACGCGGCTTGGTTCAACCTCAATATTATCAGACGTGCACAAGGCCAAGGAACACCTCTCATGCCTAAAAGACGGTTCGAGACTTACATTTTCGGTTTGTTTAACGAAGAAAGCAAACCCGGTCCAACCGCTGAGCGGAACTGGGGGCTTTTCCGGTCTGATTTTTCTCCGGTTTATGACGTCGGTCTCCTCCGTGGTGGTGGCCGTGGACGTCCAGCACCAGCATTGCCAGCGCCTAGTACTGCTGGTGGTAAATGGTGCGTGGCAAAGTCAGGAGCCACTAATGCGCAGTTGCAAGCGAATATTGATTGGGTGTGTAGTCAGGGAGGCGTTGACTGTAAACCGATCCAAGCCGGTGGCTCGTGCTTTAACCCTAGTAGTTTGAGGATGCATGCTTCTTTTGTAATGAACGCTTATTTCCAGAAAAATGGTCGCAGTGACGGGTCGTGTCATTTCAGTGGGACCGGTGTCGTTGTAAGGAGCAACCCAAGTGATGGTGCGTGTAAGTTCTAA